From a region of the Rhipicephalus microplus isolate Deutch F79 chromosome X, USDA_Rmic, whole genome shotgun sequence genome:
- the LOC142776742 gene encoding uncharacterized protein LOC142776742 — translation MPLLLRILRIQLGIRQQQREVLQEVRQLKHKRKHLLQIGGRGLREIGVNAMKAVLAHDVQVLYSLHGRKGKRAFVNLRLCRLVTDVICQKAGCDQAEALNFIKRWLPGSGDRCGGRKRRFREAFVVEQPDDPHSQSADYRLLAAAGFLPSHSSQGLDSTTVTVPPTQPDLQQSGPFLVVYIFFNVYIFCCTK, via the exons ctctattgctacggatcctgcgaatccaacttggcatccggcagcaacaaagagaggttctgcaggaggtgcgacagctgaagcacaag cgcaagcacctcctgcagattgggggacgtggccttcgagaaattggtgtgaatgccatgaaggctgtattggcacatgacgtgcaagtgctgtacagccttcatggcagaaaagggaaaagggcctttgtgaacctgaggctctgtagattagtgacag atgtcatctgccaaaaagcagggtgcgaccaggcggaggccctcaactttattaagaggtggctgccagggtctggtgatcgctgtgggggcaggaagcggcgcttcagagaagcatttgttgtggagcagcccgatgatccccactctcagagtgcagattatcggctgctcgcggcagctggcttcctgcccagccacagcagccagggccttgacagcaccactgtcactgtgcccccaacgcaacctgacctgcagcagagcgggccttttttagttgtgtatatatttttcaatgtatacattttttgttgtaccaaataa